One genomic segment of Erinaceus europaeus chromosome 18, mEriEur2.1, whole genome shotgun sequence includes these proteins:
- the LOC103111610 gene encoding serine protease 40-like, with the protein MGEEQVNLSDSSALWIGLTGRTLDAPIPPPPPPRESRALGRFPIPWPRASSSASSRHRPMGDMGGAQARGWGSCQVLAAVLSLSPRLLGAAPAECGKPAVTGKIFGGENAPELRWPWQVSLLYQNRHVCGAALIDAFWVLSAAHCFQLSHTPDDYKVLLGYHKLQQPSKHSLVRTLHHVIVHPDFNKTHFLANDIALLQLRVPVNFSLHVLPACLQKPNETLQTGKTCWVTGWGMITEAGRLWRAAGVRDAGCVVPGGAVQLEHGLSLSYRPQHLHQTHLLLPLDQRESEKHSRAPTRKRAPSGPASRAH; encoded by the exons AACAAGTGAACCTTTCAGACAG CTCCGCTCTGTGGATCGGGTTGACGGGGCGCACCCTAGacgcccccatcccacccccacccccaccccgggagaGCCGGGCGCTGGGGCGGTTTCCCATCCCCTGGCCACGCGCCTCCAGCTCGGCTTCCAGCCGCCACCGGCCGATGGGGGACATGGGGGGCGCCCAGGCCCGGGGCTGGGGGAGCTGCCAGGTGCTGGCGGCCGTGCTCAGCCTGAGCCCGCGGCTGCTCGGCGCCGCCCCGGCAG AGTGCGGGAAGCCGGCGGTCACCGGGAAGATCTTTGGTGGCGAGAACGCCCCCGAGCTTCGCTGGCCCTGGCAGGTCAGCCTGCTCTACCAAAACCGGCACGTCTGCGGGGCTGCCCTCATCGACGCCTTCTGGGTGCTGTCTGCCGCCCACTGCTTCCAACT GTCCCACACGCCGGATGATTACAAGGTCCTCCTGGGTTACCACAAGCTGCAGCAACCCAGCAAGCACAGCCTGGTGCGGACCCTTCACCACGTCATCGTGCACCCAGACTTCAACAAGACCCACTTCCTGGCCAACGACATCGCACTGCTGCAGCTGCGTGTGCCTGTCAACTTCTCCTTGCATGTCCTGCCCGCCTGCCTCCAGAAGCCCAATGAGACGTTACAGACTGGGAAGACCTGCTGGGTGACCGGCTGGGGCATGATCACAGAGGCAG GGAGACTCTGGAGGGCCGCTGGTGTGCGAGACGCAGGATGTGTGGTACCTGGTGGGGCTGTCCAGCTGGAGCATGGACTGTCACTATCCTATAGGCCCCAGCATCTTCACCAAACTCACCTACTTCTCCCACTGGATCAGCGAGAATCAGAAAAACACAGCCGTGCCCCCACAAGAAAACGCGCCCCCTCAGGGCCCGCCTCCCGTGCTCATTGA